From Desulfurobacterium indicum, a single genomic window includes:
- a CDS encoding DUF5689 domain-containing protein: RLRKNFRICSPGGTPNGLHKIIDTTPIPVSIGDLSEKIGDLVQLNNVTVELVDTSSFVVSDGTNSVEVYCGKAGFNPSSLISIGDTVDVTGIVGKYKDTVELWPRSTSDIVKK; encoded by the coding sequence GAGGCTAAGGAAGAACTTCAGGATATGTTCTCCAGGAGGTACTCCTAATGGTTTACACAAAATTATTGACACAACCCCTATTCCTGTTTCTATTGGTGATCTGTCGGAAAAAATAGGAGATCTTGTCCAGCTAAACAATGTTACTGTGGAATTGGTGGATACATCTTCGTTTGTTGTTTCAGATGGAACAAACAGTGTGGAAGTTTATTGCGGCAAGGCAGGTTTTAATCCATCCTCTCTCATATCTATCGGAGATACTGTAGATGTTACAGGTATTGTAGGGAAGTATAAAGATACTGTTGAATTATGGCCAAGAAGCACTTCTGATATAGTTAAAAAATAA
- a CDS encoding FecR domain-containing protein, which yields MKRLFYILFLLIFIPTNVSAGLYAGRIIKKEGRVKILTDDNLRGEIVRTTPEEIPVNSRIKTYRRSKAFVILPEKTHIVLLEKSILFIENSKTIYQENGTILYKIKKYGQTSGITVKTPVSIIGVKGTMFAVTVDKQNANIFLKKGSLSIRSPEKEFKVYRLKTLKEFSDFQKEFEQYQNRTMEEFKKYKKKVQEEFLFYTREFVLPPGKSVSIKGNKVYIKDNIPEEIEENFKLFECFWGSQ from the coding sequence ATGAAAAGATTGTTCTATATCCTGTTTTTGCTAATTTTCATACCTACAAACGTTTCTGCCGGCCTTTATGCCGGCAGAATAATTAAAAAAGAAGGCCGTGTCAAAATTCTTACTGACGACAACCTGAGGGGAGAAATAGTTAGAACAACACCTGAAGAGATTCCTGTAAACTCACGAATAAAAACCTATAGAAGATCAAAAGCTTTTGTGATCCTTCCAGAAAAAACGCACATTGTACTGCTGGAAAAAAGCATCCTATTTATAGAAAATAGCAAAACTATCTATCAGGAAAATGGAACAATTCTGTACAAAATAAAAAAATATGGCCAAACATCAGGCATAACAGTTAAAACACCAGTTTCTATAATAGGTGTAAAAGGTACTATGTTTGCCGTAACTGTGGACAAGCAAAATGCAAACATTTTCCTCAAAAAAGGTTCTCTATCTATAAGATCACCTGAAAAAGAATTTAAAGTATATAGATTAAAAACTCTTAAAGAATTTAGCGATTTTCAAAAAGAGTTTGAACAATATCAGAACAGAACTATGGAAGAATTTAAAAAATACAAGAAAAAAGTTCAGGAGGAATTTCTATTCTATACCCGAGAATTTGTGCTTCCTCCAGGAAAAAGCGTATCCATAAAAGGGAACAAAGTTTACATTAAAGACAATATTCCTGAAGAAATAGAAGAAAACTTCAAATTATTTGAATGTTTTTGGGGGTCACAATGA
- a CDS encoding DUF6175 family protein: MKKKVTLLLVGLLLSTSCASKGKQLCRIPNTVEPLSREAQFVESSSTAEYIILATGKGCTVNQARNDARKAAIWFVLFSGDRPLLQTSKERRKAKAILGEILRNPQNYIRWESEPKSKRKEGPYIVMSFLFKVDVEALKQKLLDEGVLESTEDISEEVGLPFIAVLPASKDEFSKFAVTVIEEYLQDRDYEVYVPEGNEKIDKIIKTVAALEGKTDPYYMEAMQAGSDIFVKVKTSVWKVNKYGRTFLKASAEAKAYETATGKLLGASTGFSPERNVTSPEAVVQEATNDLADKITLQIRKAWIKETRKGKPFKVVVFSSENQFRDVDRNIYRIFRKLSRRPIKRLASGKSATTYVVYIKNTPNAYELFMKLEDMYSGPGKLEKVLDTGSLLIIKAGSGDTDIEIE; the protein is encoded by the coding sequence ATGAAGAAAAAAGTAACCTTACTGTTAGTTGGTTTGCTACTATCAACATCATGTGCATCAAAAGGGAAACAGCTCTGCCGTATACCAAACACCGTTGAACCTCTCTCAAGAGAAGCACAATTTGTTGAGTCTTCAAGTACTGCAGAATATATCATCTTAGCCACGGGAAAAGGCTGCACGGTAAATCAGGCAAGAAACGACGCCAGAAAAGCAGCCATATGGTTTGTTCTCTTTAGTGGTGATAGACCACTACTACAGACATCAAAAGAGAGAAGAAAGGCAAAAGCTATACTGGGAGAAATTTTAAGAAACCCTCAAAATTATATAAGATGGGAAAGCGAACCAAAGTCAAAAAGGAAGGAAGGTCCTTACATTGTGATGTCTTTTCTGTTCAAAGTAGATGTTGAAGCCCTAAAGCAAAAGCTCCTTGATGAGGGTGTATTAGAATCAACTGAGGATATTTCAGAAGAAGTTGGACTACCGTTTATTGCCGTCCTTCCAGCATCAAAAGATGAGTTTTCAAAATTCGCGGTAACGGTAATTGAAGAATACCTTCAGGATAGAGACTACGAAGTTTACGTGCCGGAAGGAAACGAAAAGATTGACAAGATAATTAAAACTGTTGCAGCTCTTGAAGGAAAAACTGATCCATACTACATGGAAGCAATGCAAGCTGGAAGTGACATTTTCGTAAAAGTAAAAACATCTGTGTGGAAAGTAAACAAATACGGAAGAACATTCCTTAAAGCATCAGCCGAGGCAAAAGCCTACGAAACAGCTACAGGAAAGCTCCTTGGTGCTTCAACAGGCTTTTCACCAGAAAGAAATGTAACATCGCCTGAAGCAGTTGTTCAGGAAGCGACAAACGATCTCGCAGACAAAATTACACTCCAAATAAGAAAGGCGTGGATCAAAGAAACAAGAAAAGGAAAACCTTTCAAAGTTGTAGTTTTCTCCTCAGAAAATCAATTTAGAGACGTTGACAGAAACATTTACAGGATATTCAGGAAACTTTCAAGGAGACCGATTAAACGTTTAGCTTCAGGAAAATCTGCAACAACTTATGTTGTGTATATAAAAAACACACCAAATGCCTATGAACTATTTATGAAACTTGAAGACATGTATTCTGGTCCTGGAAAATTAGAAAAAGTTCTTGATACAGGCTCTCTCCTCATCATCAAAGCCGGTTCTGGTGACACAGACATAGAAATTGAATAA